The following proteins are co-located in the Echinicola sp. 20G genome:
- a CDS encoding helix-turn-helix domain-containing protein has product MKIVLTTTEELNQLINEAVSSAVRKIPLQQTIPPNEKFLSRKEAAEKLRISLVTLNDYSKRGLVKSFLIGGRVLYKDKDLEACLHEVKPVKY; this is encoded by the coding sequence ATGAAAATTGTGTTAACAACCACTGAAGAACTAAATCAACTAATTAACGAAGCTGTATCGAGCGCAGTTCGCAAAATCCCTCTACAACAAACAATACCACCTAATGAGAAATTTCTTAGTAGGAAAGAAGCTGCTGAAAAGCTACGTATTTCATTAGTAACTCTTAATGATTACAGCAAAAGAGGGCTTGTCAAATCATTTTTGATTGGAGGCAGGGTCCTATACAAGGACAAGGATTTAGAAGCTTGTCTCCATGAGGTAAAGCCTGTCAAATATTAA
- a CDS encoding terminase small subunit gives MKTVIQIESKTIFLTSKEVRFVHHYLSDAKMNATTAAKLAGYSNRTAGQQGYENMKKPEILEYIQFKAKPILQQLEVTREKLLQELANIAFSNIGDVTTPDWTLKDLNEINPDIIGAVKSIRKNNNGYKVTFHDKLAALTLLLKLCNDI, from the coding sequence ATGAAAACAGTCATACAAATTGAGTCCAAAACAATATTTCTTACCTCTAAGGAGGTTCGCTTTGTCCACCACTACTTGAGTGATGCAAAAATGAATGCCACCACCGCAGCAAAATTGGCAGGGTACAGTAACCGTACAGCTGGACAACAAGGATATGAAAACATGAAAAAACCTGAAATTTTGGAATATATCCAGTTCAAAGCTAAACCAATTTTACAGCAGCTAGAAGTAACACGTGAGAAACTATTACAGGAATTAGCCAATATTGCCTTTTCTAACATCGGAGATGTAACTACACCAGACTGGACTCTGAAGGATCTTAATGAAATAAATCCTGATATTATAGGAGCCGTAAAATCTATAAGGAAAAATAACAACGGTTATAAGGTTACTTTTCATGATAAGCTGGCAGCACTCACTCTCTTGTTGAAACTATGTAACGACATATAA
- a CDS encoding CHAT domain-containing protein — translation MKKSDDGKNPTRWQIDIRDTGELNNLEGSKRQLYRKLEEITIDLYEKNNRATNSKLIDLNRIGVYLFNQLFSKLGEQVKYDQSIKELFLPSLINQKIHVVSSHFKIEYKLLNNGLRKSQTSDYESFLGNKYIFLFDLYNVMTQNTTNAPNKDPSNIKIKLIHHNEFENLDNILDFQVEKYDRSLPIRRFIENGEFDILHLACHIKSNSKFKSPKPNEYILDFGDTFLTHFDILECKKLGGKVVFISACNSGFGIDTDYCLVEDILSKANASTVIGTSDRILSKFATEFASEFWKNVIRYNGYLDEALHFTTHDFIKNSKGWGGVIYKVYGKNTIFN, via the coding sequence ATGAAGAAATCTGATGATGGTAAAAATCCTACCAGGTGGCAAATTGATATAAGAGATACTGGAGAACTGAATAATTTAGAAGGCAGTAAAAGGCAACTTTACAGAAAATTAGAAGAAATAACCATTGATTTATATGAAAAGAATAATAGAGCTACAAATAGTAAGCTAATAGATTTAAATCGAATAGGGGTATATTTATTTAACCAGTTATTTAGTAAACTGGGAGAGCAAGTAAAGTACGATCAATCAATAAAAGAATTATTTCTCCCCTCTTTGATAAATCAAAAAATTCATGTTGTATCATCCCATTTTAAAATCGAATATAAGTTACTGAACAATGGGTTACGTAAAAGTCAAACATCTGATTATGAAAGTTTTTTAGGCAATAAATACATTTTTCTTTTTGATTTATACAATGTAATGACTCAAAATACAACAAATGCCCCAAACAAAGATCCTTCAAATATTAAAATCAAACTTATTCATCATAATGAATTTGAAAACCTTGATAATATCCTTGATTTTCAAGTAGAAAAATACGACCGTTCTCTTCCTATAAGACGATTCATTGAGAATGGAGAATTCGATATATTACATTTAGCTTGCCATATAAAAAGTAATAGCAAATTCAAATCCCCTAAACCAAATGAATATATTTTGGATTTTGGAGACACTTTTTTAACACATTTTGACATTTTGGAATGTAAAAAGTTAGGCGGTAAAGTAGTTTTTATAAGTGCGTGTAATTCAGGCTTTGGAATAGACACCGACTATTGTTTGGTTGAAGACATATTATCCAAAGCTAATGCTTCCACTGTAATAGGAACGAGCGATAGAATTCTTAGTAAATTTGCGACTGAATTTGCTAGTGAATTCTGGAAAAACGTAATAAGATATAATGGATATTTAGATGAGGCCTTACACTTTACTACTCATGATTTTATTAAAAACAGTAAAGGGTGGGGAGGAGTGATATATAAAGTGTATGGTAAAAACACAATTTTTAACTAA
- a CDS encoding DEAD/DEAH box helicase family protein, translated as MDFVNQNPEQIARDQIDSLLEKAGWLVQSKNKVNLSAAKGIAVREYQTDSGPADYVLFVDKKPLGIIEAKREEEGLKLTTVEDQSKRYAHGKLKYLNNDPLPFAYESTGVLTRFTDYRDPKPRSRPVFHFHKPKTLQEWASTQQTLRKKLTLMPVLPIDGLRPAQIGAIQNLEKSFKHNHPKALIQMATGAGKTFTACTFIYRLLKHANAKRVLFLVDTKNLGEQAEQEFLKLQPSDDNRKFTELYNVQRLSSSYIASDSQVCISTIQRLYSILKGEELEEEAEKENPNEQSWQWQKKDPVPVEYSNDNPIEQFDFIVIDECHRSIYNLWKQVLDYYDAFLIGLTATPDKRTFGFFDENVVSEYTYEQSVLDGVNVPYDVFTIETEISKGGGRIEAKEYVDKREKLTRKKRWERLDEDYEYTSKKLDKDVVSPSQIRTIIRAFKDSLPNIFSDRFDEKGEFEVPKTLIFAKTDSHADDIIQIVREEFAEGNDFCKKVTYKIDEDPKSVLNRFRNSWAPRIAVTVDMIATGTDVKPLEVLLFMRDVKSTNYFEQMKGRGTRTIKFDDLKKVTRTAKHTKTHFVIVDAIGATKSKKTDSRPLERKPGVPLKDLLGAVAMGVQDEDLFTSLANRLIRLEKQLTEAEKEKYKEHTEGTSMKGVASSLLAAYDPDILEDKLEQRIGEIAPENRSPELIENTKSTIREELMSKASSFFNGGINEYIENVRKVHDQIIDTINQDALLKAEWDSFSKDKAQDVVKDFKDYIESHKEEITALRLFYGQPYQRRELTFKMTKDLLEKLKLEKPLLAPHYVWEAYNQLEEVKGHSPKNELVVLVSLVRRVCGIDSQLTPYPKMVDKHFQEWIFKQNAGKHNKFTEEQMQWLRMLKDHIATSFHVDIEDLDYTPFDAQGGRGKMWQLFGEEMNTVIEELNEALIA; from the coding sequence ATGGATTTTGTCAATCAGAACCCGGAGCAAATAGCCAGAGACCAGATAGACAGCTTGCTGGAGAAAGCTGGTTGGTTGGTGCAATCAAAAAACAAGGTCAACCTCTCTGCTGCCAAAGGTATTGCTGTACGGGAATACCAAACCGATTCAGGTCCAGCAGACTACGTTTTATTCGTGGATAAAAAACCTCTAGGAATCATTGAAGCGAAAAGGGAAGAAGAAGGACTAAAACTAACCACTGTTGAAGACCAATCAAAAAGATATGCTCACGGAAAGCTGAAATACCTTAATAATGATCCTTTACCTTTTGCATACGAAAGTACTGGTGTTTTAACTCGATTTACGGATTACCGTGATCCAAAGCCCAGGTCAAGACCAGTATTCCATTTTCATAAACCTAAGACCTTACAGGAATGGGCTAGCACACAGCAAACGCTAAGGAAAAAGCTAACCCTTATGCCAGTGCTCCCAATTGACGGGCTTAGACCCGCACAGATTGGCGCCATTCAAAACCTTGAAAAATCCTTTAAGCACAACCATCCCAAAGCACTTATCCAAATGGCTACTGGGGCCGGAAAGACCTTTACTGCCTGTACCTTTATTTATCGGTTGCTGAAACATGCAAATGCTAAGCGGGTCTTATTTCTAGTGGATACCAAAAATCTAGGAGAGCAAGCAGAGCAGGAATTCCTTAAATTGCAACCCTCAGATGATAACCGAAAATTTACCGAACTGTACAATGTACAACGACTAAGCTCCAGTTATATCGCATCAGACAGCCAAGTATGTATTTCTACCATTCAACGCCTTTATTCTATACTTAAAGGGGAAGAACTGGAGGAAGAGGCTGAAAAGGAGAATCCCAACGAACAATCCTGGCAATGGCAGAAAAAAGATCCTGTTCCAGTAGAGTATTCTAATGATAATCCTATTGAGCAGTTTGACTTTATTGTTATTGATGAATGCCATCGTTCCATCTATAATCTTTGGAAACAAGTATTGGACTATTATGATGCATTTCTGATCGGACTAACCGCCACTCCTGACAAAAGGACTTTCGGTTTCTTTGATGAGAATGTGGTAAGTGAATACACCTATGAACAATCTGTATTAGATGGGGTAAATGTACCCTATGATGTTTTCACCATTGAAACCGAAATCTCCAAGGGAGGAGGAAGAATTGAGGCCAAAGAGTACGTGGACAAACGGGAGAAACTCACCCGTAAAAAACGTTGGGAACGACTGGATGAAGACTATGAGTATACCTCTAAAAAGCTTGATAAGGATGTGGTCTCCCCTAGTCAAATACGAACCATTATTAGGGCTTTCAAAGATAGCCTTCCTAACATATTCTCAGACCGCTTTGATGAAAAGGGAGAATTTGAGGTGCCAAAAACCCTGATATTCGCCAAAACTGATAGCCATGCTGATGACATCATCCAGATAGTCCGAGAAGAATTTGCAGAAGGAAACGATTTCTGCAAAAAGGTAACCTATAAAATCGATGAAGACCCAAAATCTGTATTAAACCGTTTCCGTAATTCCTGGGCTCCTAGGATCGCTGTAACAGTGGACATGATCGCTACAGGTACAGATGTAAAGCCCTTGGAAGTGCTATTGTTTATGCGTGATGTAAAGAGTACCAACTATTTTGAACAGATGAAAGGCCGTGGTACCCGTACCATCAAGTTTGATGACCTCAAAAAAGTGACCCGAACAGCAAAACATACCAAAACCCACTTTGTGATCGTGGATGCCATCGGGGCGACCAAATCTAAAAAAACAGATAGCCGACCGCTTGAACGAAAGCCTGGTGTACCTTTAAAGGATTTGCTCGGAGCAGTGGCTATGGGTGTGCAGGATGAGGACTTGTTTACCTCTCTTGCCAATCGCCTGATACGACTGGAAAAGCAGCTCACAGAAGCGGAAAAAGAAAAATATAAAGAGCATACAGAAGGCACCAGTATGAAAGGAGTAGCTTCCTCCCTATTGGCCGCTTATGATCCTGATATCCTTGAAGACAAACTGGAACAAAGGATTGGGGAAATCGCTCCAGAAAACCGATCGCCTGAACTTATAGAAAACACCAAAAGCACCATCAGAGAAGAACTGATGTCCAAAGCTTCGTCTTTCTTTAATGGAGGAATCAATGAGTATATTGAGAATGTCCGAAAAGTACATGATCAGATCATTGATACCATCAATCAAGATGCATTACTAAAAGCAGAATGGGACAGTTTTAGCAAGGATAAAGCCCAAGATGTGGTAAAGGACTTCAAAGATTATATAGAGTCCCACAAAGAAGAAATAACGGCTTTACGGCTTTTTTACGGTCAACCCTACCAAAGAAGGGAGCTGACCTTCAAAATGACTAAAGACTTACTGGAAAAGCTGAAACTGGAAAAACCCTTACTTGCCCCTCATTATGTATGGGAAGCATATAACCAACTTGAGGAAGTGAAAGGCCATTCCCCAAAAAATGAATTGGTCGTCTTGGTTTCCCTTGTTCGAAGGGTCTGTGGAATAGACAGCCAACTTACCCCTTATCCCAAAATGGTGGACAAGCACTTTCAAGAGTGGATATTTAAGCAAAATGCCGGAAAGCACAATAAGTTCACCGAAGAACAAATGCAGTGGCTCCGCATGCTTAAAGACCATATTGCTACCAGCTTTCATGTGGATATAGAAGACCTGGACTATACCCCATTTGATGCCCAAGGGGGCAGAGGGAAGATGTGGCAGCTCTTTGGGGAGGAGATGAATACGGTTATTGAGGAATTAAATGAGGCTTTAATAGCGTAA
- a CDS encoding DUF6161 domain-containing protein, translating into MTTKEFRELISESKNKDLFFEQEAKLYFPQTGIDREFKNIPAFHEYLMNQISGLKGLGDNIPDEFQRTITHFKNQSERIEYFAKNSGNRPPHQFKSNWNNVRNIIPSNENIFEFDAPITDFLLDIFVNKNLYYTGALHYMVGKISAGGIQERKYLNGLLLGYEYFQKGETEISKRRTNEKSSLTKLRKTMDSYKSDAEKEFIELSTKLKEEFDERNQEILELKEGNKTSYEEWFSKTSDSFDTFNSESKKRINDLEELYKSKLSLEAPAKYWNDRATKLKTEGYKWLAALVVITIISAGILTYSLNLLADGVLKEIFKDTASAIKWSVIFITIVSLLAFLIKTFSKMTFSTFHMARDAEEREQLTYVYLAMKEKQSIDETERHLIMQSLFSRVDTGLLKDDASPTMPGNIVDKFISGAR; encoded by the coding sequence ATGACAACTAAAGAATTTCGAGAATTAATATCAGAATCTAAAAACAAAGATCTTTTCTTTGAACAGGAAGCAAAATTATATTTCCCACAAACTGGCATAGATAGGGAATTTAAAAATATTCCAGCCTTTCATGAGTATCTGATGAATCAGATATCAGGCCTAAAGGGTTTAGGCGATAATATTCCTGATGAATTTCAACGTACCATAACACATTTTAAAAATCAGTCAGAACGAATAGAATATTTTGCTAAAAATAGTGGTAATCGTCCACCACATCAATTCAAAAGCAATTGGAATAATGTAAGAAATATTATCCCCAGTAATGAAAATATATTTGAATTTGATGCTCCCATAACTGATTTCTTGTTAGACATATTTGTAAATAAGAATCTATATTATACAGGTGCACTTCATTACATGGTTGGAAAGATAAGCGCTGGGGGAATTCAAGAAAGAAAATATTTGAATGGCCTGCTTCTTGGTTATGAATACTTTCAGAAAGGAGAAACCGAAATCTCCAAAAGAAGAACGAATGAGAAATCATCATTGACCAAGCTTAGAAAGACAATGGACTCCTATAAATCTGACGCAGAAAAGGAGTTTATTGAACTTTCTACCAAATTAAAAGAAGAGTTTGATGAAAGAAATCAGGAAATACTTGAACTGAAGGAAGGAAACAAAACTTCTTATGAAGAGTGGTTCAGTAAAACTTCCGACTCATTTGACACTTTTAATTCCGAATCCAAAAAACGTATTAACGATCTGGAGGAACTTTACAAGAGTAAGTTATCTCTCGAAGCCCCTGCTAAATACTGGAATGACCGTGCAACTAAACTTAAAACTGAAGGCTATAAGTGGTTGGCGGCACTAGTTGTAATCACCATTATAAGTGCAGGGATATTAACCTACTCACTTAATCTCTTAGCGGATGGAGTTTTAAAAGAAATTTTCAAGGACACTGCCAGTGCTATAAAATGGTCAGTAATTTTTATTACCATTGTATCCCTTTTGGCATTTTTGATAAAAACCTTTTCCAAAATGACCTTTAGTACCTTTCATATGGCCCGTGATGCGGAGGAAAGAGAACAGTTAACCTATGTCTATCTGGCCATGAAAGAAAAACAGTCCATTGATGAAACGGAAAGACACTTGATTATGCAATCGCTTTTTAGCAGGGTGGACACAGGATTACTTAAAGATGATGCATCCCCAACCATGCCAGGGAATATTGTTGATAAATTTATTTCTGGAGCGAGATAA
- a CDS encoding DUF433 domain-containing protein, translating into MEFENKLKIGIGIYTVSKIATILRQPYAKVNRWVKEYWDGKLGAQFQSRYSWEVDKSKAVSFHTLIEFYVMVQFAEAGVQTKKVLQAHLELSKLFNTAFPFAQKKVIDGIRTDGCRVYVQHEGGTVSLDGTKQLNLDFIALFFKKLEFDADQLASGFWPMGKEKSIFIDPKRKFGHPVIDGHNIYPETIFSHFQAGDPVEYIAYVYDLTEKQVKDALEFCKAA; encoded by the coding sequence ATGGAATTCGAAAATAAACTTAAAATAGGAATAGGAATCTACACAGTTTCCAAGATAGCTACCATACTTCGACAACCATATGCGAAAGTAAATCGATGGGTAAAAGAGTATTGGGATGGGAAACTTGGGGCCCAATTTCAAAGCAGGTACTCCTGGGAAGTGGACAAATCCAAAGCCGTAAGCTTCCATACCTTGATAGAATTCTATGTAATGGTTCAGTTTGCTGAGGCAGGTGTCCAAACAAAAAAAGTTTTGCAAGCACATTTGGAGCTTTCCAAACTATTTAACACCGCTTTCCCATTTGCCCAGAAAAAAGTTATTGATGGCATTCGAACTGATGGATGCAGGGTGTATGTTCAGCACGAAGGGGGGACCGTTTCTCTGGATGGCACCAAGCAGCTGAATCTTGATTTTATAGCGCTGTTTTTTAAAAAACTAGAGTTTGATGCAGATCAACTAGCATCTGGCTTTTGGCCCATGGGTAAAGAAAAATCGATATTTATCGACCCCAAGCGTAAATTTGGACATCCTGTCATCGATGGACATAATATCTATCCAGAAACAATTTTTTCTCACTTCCAAGCAGGGGATCCAGTGGAGTATATCGCTTATGTCTATGACCTGACAGAAAAACAAGTCAAGGATGCCCTCGAATTTTGTAAAGCGGCATGA
- a CDS encoding restriction endonuclease subunit S — protein MLKLIMRDSWINVDLGHILVQSKEKHKPQKEEEHFYIGLEHIEKGIGELCGLNRFEKIKTVKNKFSKGQILYGKLRPYLNKVYLAKESGVCSTDILVFQPKKEVLPKFALQYMLSRQFVNDMSANTNGVNLPRVPTSFINNYLFPLPPLPEQRAIVAKIEQLFSELDNGIANLKTAKEKLKIYRQAVLKKAFEGELTNSINRMKIIPFGEEIKIVSGNTPKGLNDISSSGNIPFYKVSDMNLPGNQIEMKCSKLVLNDNDIKKLKIKIHPKGTVIFPKRGGAILTNKKRILSKDAAFDLNLMGVIPNENYISKYLFYFFQLQDLGKICDGSAVPQINNKNISPLNLPKYSLKEQNQIVEEIETRLSVCDNVLSTIEANLEKSESLRQSILKRAFEGELLDEKELEACRKEADWEPAEKLLERINKEKT, from the coding sequence TTGCTGAAATTAATAATGAGAGACAGTTGGATCAATGTTGACCTAGGACATATTCTTGTTCAATCAAAAGAAAAACATAAGCCCCAAAAAGAAGAAGAGCATTTTTATATTGGTTTAGAGCACATTGAAAAAGGAATAGGTGAATTATGTGGTCTAAATCGCTTTGAGAAAATCAAAACTGTTAAGAACAAATTTAGCAAAGGACAAATATTATATGGGAAACTTCGACCGTATTTAAACAAAGTCTATCTAGCGAAGGAGTCTGGGGTTTGCTCTACAGATATTTTAGTGTTTCAGCCGAAAAAAGAAGTCCTCCCTAAGTTTGCTTTACAATATATGTTAAGCAGACAATTTGTAAATGATATGTCAGCAAACACTAATGGTGTTAATCTCCCAAGAGTCCCTACATCCTTCATTAATAACTACCTATTCCCCCTCCCTCCTCTTCCCGAGCAGCGGGCGATAGTGGCCAAGATCGAGCAGCTATTTAGCGAGCTGGACAATGGTATCGCCAACCTAAAAACCGCCAAGGAAAAACTTAAGATCTACCGCCAAGCTGTACTGAAGAAGGCTTTTGAGGGGGAACTGACAAATTCTATTAATAGAATGAAAATAATTCCTTTTGGTGAAGAAATTAAGATTGTAAGCGGTAATACTCCTAAAGGATTAAATGACATTTCATCGTCCGGAAATATTCCTTTTTATAAAGTTAGTGATATGAATCTACCAGGGAATCAAATTGAAATGAAATGCTCTAAATTAGTCCTAAATGATAATGATATCAAAAAACTTAAAATAAAGATTCATCCAAAAGGAACAGTGATATTTCCAAAAAGGGGTGGTGCAATTTTAACAAACAAAAAAAGGATTCTGTCAAAAGATGCTGCATTTGATCTTAATTTAATGGGCGTGATTCCAAATGAAAATTACATTAGCAAATACCTATTCTACTTTTTTCAGTTACAGGATTTGGGCAAAATATGTGATGGATCTGCTGTTCCTCAAATAAATAACAAAAACATCTCTCCACTAAATCTTCCTAAGTACTCATTAAAGGAGCAAAATCAAATCGTTGAGGAAATCGAAACCCGACTTTCTGTTTGCGACAATGTATTATCCACTATTGAAGCCAATCTGGAAAAATCAGAATCACTTCGACAGAGCATTTTAAAAAGGGCTTTTGAGGGGGAACTTCTTGATGAAAAGGAACTGGAAGCTTGTAGGAAAGAAGCTGATTGGGAACCTGCTGAGAAACTTTTGGAGAGGATAAATAAAGAGAAAACATAA